Proteins encoded in a region of the Pseudomonas viciae genome:
- a CDS encoding flagellar hook-length control protein FliK yields the protein MTGDMNILPLPQATATTRTPAVSGELLKLLTPAEGLIGAGQTAKAEVLSLKQAEQTFQLLLKVTLESGRQTTVQATSTQPLPQGTSLAVTQPSAGNLAITVQQAIASSVATLTRIDTAQMPVGTLLQGKVLTSQALPQMPGQPAVYRSLVSLLNTVQAGATLDIDSPQPLRIGTLLSAQVQDGQTLKFVPLSNRQEQLAVSQQLATQVSRQGSLDSLIAALQNLPATDDTGTELRAAVTRLLAGLPDVQQLSTSKGLAQAMAASGVFLESKLLAGQPSGLAPDMKGDLLKLIAQLTPALPASTSLGAIIAANTLAQAMPNFVRSALGMLGQVSVKPQPTHFPLPSRLLKDQDQEGDLEHLLRLAAAAVSRLQSHQLSSLEQTGLTDDGRLMSTWQLEIPMRNLQDIVPLQVKFQREETPPREQPAERRDEREPKQQLWRVELAFDMEPLGPLQIQAQLLSGSLSSQLWAQRPYTASLIESNLTALRERLVSCGLNVGDLDCHLGTPPQGPKTRLEQRWVDETA from the coding sequence ATGACAGGCGACATGAACATTTTGCCGCTGCCCCAGGCCACGGCAACGACGCGTACGCCGGCGGTCAGTGGCGAGCTGCTCAAACTGCTGACGCCGGCCGAGGGCCTGATCGGCGCTGGCCAAACCGCCAAGGCCGAAGTGCTGTCGCTCAAACAGGCGGAACAGACTTTCCAGCTATTGCTCAAGGTCACCCTGGAGAGTGGCCGCCAGACCACCGTCCAGGCCACCAGCACCCAGCCGCTGCCCCAGGGCACCAGCCTGGCCGTGACCCAGCCCTCCGCCGGCAACCTGGCGATTACCGTACAGCAGGCCATAGCCTCCAGCGTCGCGACCCTGACCCGTATCGATACCGCGCAGATGCCGGTCGGCACGCTGCTGCAAGGCAAGGTGCTCACCAGTCAGGCGCTGCCGCAAATGCCGGGGCAACCGGCGGTGTACCGGTCGTTGGTGAGCCTGCTCAACACCGTCCAGGCCGGCGCCACCCTGGACATCGACAGCCCGCAACCGCTGCGTATCGGCACGCTGTTGAGCGCCCAGGTGCAAGATGGCCAGACGCTGAAATTCGTGCCCCTGAGCAACCGCCAGGAGCAACTGGCGGTGAGCCAGCAACTGGCCACGCAGGTAAGCCGTCAAGGCTCGCTGGATAGCCTGATCGCCGCCCTGCAAAACCTGCCGGCCACTGACGACACCGGCACCGAGCTGCGCGCCGCGGTGACACGCCTGTTGGCAGGCCTGCCGGATGTCCAGCAGCTGAGCACGTCCAAAGGTTTGGCCCAGGCCATGGCAGCCAGCGGTGTGTTCCTGGAAAGCAAATTGCTCGCCGGGCAGCCGTCGGGCCTGGCACCGGACATGAAAGGTGACTTGCTGAAATTGATCGCCCAACTGACCCCCGCCCTGCCAGCCTCCACCAGCCTTGGCGCGATCATCGCCGCCAACACCCTGGCCCAGGCCATGCCCAACTTCGTGCGCAGCGCCCTGGGGATGCTTGGCCAGGTCAGCGTCAAGCCACAACCCACCCACTTCCCCCTGCCCTCGCGCCTGCTCAAAGACCAGGACCAGGAAGGCGATCTGGAACACCTGTTGCGCCTGGCGGCGGCCGCCGTGTCGCGCCTGCAAAGCCATCAGCTGTCGAGCCTGGAACAGACCGGTCTGACCGACGACGGCCGGCTGATGAGCACCTGGCAACTGGAAATCCCGATGCGCAATCTGCAGGACATCGTGCCCTTGCAGGTCAAATTCCAACGCGAGGAAACCCCGCCCCGGGAGCAGCCAGCCGAGCGCCGGGATGAACGTGAACCGAAACAGCAACTCTGGCGGGTCGAGCTGGCCTTCGACATGGAGCCGTTGGGACCGCTGCAAATCCAGGCGCAGTTGCTCAGCGGCAGCCTGTCGAGCCAGTTATGGGCGCAGCGGCCGTACACCGCGAGCCTGATCGAAAGCAACCTGACAGCGCTGCGTGAGCGCCTGGTGAGTTGTGGCCTGAACGTCGGCGACCTGGACTGCCATCTCGGCACCCCGCCCCAGGGCCCCAAGACTCGCCTGGAACAACGCTGGGTGGACGAAACCGCATGA
- the ccmA gene encoding cytochrome c biogenesis heme-transporting ATPase CcmA, with protein MTSPLLQTVGLACERDLRLLFEKLELRLANGDMVQISGPNGSGKTSLLRLLAGLMQPTAGQVLLNGQPLQSQRSELARNLLWIGHAAGIKDLLTPEENLSWLCALHRPVGREAIWQALATVGLRGFEDVPCHTLSAGQQRRVALARLYLDSPPLWILDEPFTALDKQGVAQLEEHLARHCESGGMVLLTTHHTLARMPSGYRNIDLGNWAV; from the coding sequence TTGACCAGTCCTCTCCTGCAAACCGTCGGCCTCGCCTGTGAGCGAGACTTGCGGCTGCTTTTCGAAAAGCTCGAATTGAGACTCGCCAATGGCGATATGGTGCAGATCAGCGGCCCCAATGGCAGTGGCAAGACCAGCCTGTTGCGCCTGCTGGCCGGGTTGATGCAACCGACCGCCGGCCAGGTGTTGCTCAATGGCCAGCCCTTGCAGAGCCAGCGCAGTGAACTGGCGCGCAACCTGCTCTGGATCGGCCATGCCGCCGGGATCAAGGATTTGCTGACCCCTGAAGAAAACCTTAGCTGGCTCTGTGCGCTGCATCGGCCGGTCGGGCGCGAGGCGATCTGGCAGGCGTTAGCGACAGTGGGGTTGCGTGGCTTCGAAGACGTGCCGTGCCACACCCTGTCCGCCGGCCAGCAGCGCCGCGTGGCCCTGGCTCGGCTGTACCTGGACAGCCCGCCGCTGTGGATTCTCGACGAACCGTTCACCGCCCTGGATAAACAGGGCGTCGCGCAGCTCGAGGAACACCTGGCCCGGCACTGCGAAAGCGGCGGTATGGTGCTCTTGACCACCCACCACACGCTGGCGCGGATGCCGTCCGGGTATCGCAACATTGATCTGGGGAATTGGGCCGTATGA
- the ccmB gene encoding heme exporter protein CcmB: MSVFGLLLAREARLLFRRPAELANPLVFFAIVIALFPLAVGPETQLLQTLSPGLVWVAALLSVLLSLDGLFRSDFEDGSLEQWVLSSHPLALLVLAKVLAHWVFSGLALVLLSPLLAMMLGLPAACMPVLLVSLLLGTPVLSLLGAVGAALTVGLKRGGLLLALLILPLYIPVLILGSGALQAALQGMPATGYLLWLGSLTALAITLTPFAIAAGLKISVGE; this comes from the coding sequence ATGAGTGTGTTTGGCCTGTTGCTGGCCCGCGAGGCGCGCCTGTTGTTCCGCCGCCCGGCTGAGTTGGCAAATCCGCTGGTGTTCTTCGCGATCGTCATTGCGTTGTTCCCGTTGGCGGTCGGTCCTGAGACTCAATTGTTGCAAACCTTGTCTCCGGGACTGGTCTGGGTGGCGGCGCTTTTATCGGTCCTGCTCTCGCTGGACGGGCTTTTCCGCAGTGATTTCGAGGACGGTTCCCTCGAGCAGTGGGTCCTTTCGTCGCACCCCCTGGCCCTTCTGGTTTTAGCCAAGGTACTGGCACACTGGGTTTTTTCCGGCCTGGCGCTGGTGCTCCTCTCGCCGCTGTTGGCGATGATGCTGGGCTTGCCCGCCGCATGTATGCCTGTGCTGCTAGTCTCGCTGCTGCTGGGTACGCCGGTGTTGAGCTTGCTCGGTGCGGTGGGCGCGGCGTTGACGGTGGGGTTGAAGCGCGGCGGCCTGTTGCTGGCCCTGCTGATCCTGCCGCTGTATATCCCGGTGTTGATCCTCGGCAGTGGCGCCTTGCAGGCGGCGTTGCAAGGCATGCCGGCAACCGGTTATCTGCTGTGGCTTGGGAGCCTGACCGCCCTGGCGATAACCCTGACACCCTTTGCAATAGCGGCTGGCCTGAAAATCAGCGTCGGCGAATAA
- a CDS encoding heme ABC transporter permease, producing the protein MNWTWFHKLGSPKWFYGISGKLLPWLSIAAVLLIGSGVVWGLAFAPPDYQQGNSFRIIYIHVPTAMLAQSVYVMLAVCGVVGLVWKMKLADVALQCAAPIGAWMTAVALVTGAIWGKPTWGSWWVWDARLTSMLILLFLYFGLIALGNAISNRDSAAKACAVLAIVGVINIPIIKYSVEWWNTLHQGATFTLTEKPAMPVEMWLPLLLTVLGFYCFFGAVLLLRMRLEVLKRESRASWVKAEVQNSLEAAR; encoded by the coding sequence ATGAACTGGACCTGGTTTCACAAGCTCGGCTCACCCAAGTGGTTCTACGGTATCAGCGGCAAACTGTTGCCCTGGTTGAGCATCGCCGCTGTGCTGCTGATTGGCTCCGGCGTGGTCTGGGGCCTGGCCTTCGCCCCGCCGGACTATCAACAAGGCAACAGCTTTCGCATCATCTACATCCACGTGCCCACGGCAATGCTGGCCCAGTCCGTCTACGTGATGCTGGCGGTGTGCGGTGTGGTCGGGCTGGTATGGAAGATGAAGCTGGCCGACGTCGCCCTGCAATGCGCCGCGCCGATCGGTGCCTGGATGACCGCCGTGGCGCTGGTCACCGGGGCGATCTGGGGCAAGCCGACCTGGGGCTCGTGGTGGGTCTGGGATGCCCGACTGACGTCGATGCTGATCCTGCTGTTCCTGTACTTCGGTCTTATTGCGCTAGGCAACGCCATCAGTAATCGTGACAGCGCCGCCAAGGCCTGCGCAGTGTTGGCGATTGTCGGCGTGATCAACATTCCGATCATCAAGTACTCGGTGGAGTGGTGGAACACCCTGCACCAGGGCGCGACCTTCACCCTTACCGAAAAGCCGGCGATGCCCGTTGAAATGTGGCTGCCGCTGTTGCTGACCGTGCTGGGTTTCTACTGTTTCTTCGGCGCGGTGCTGTTGCTGCGCATGCGCCTGGAAGTGCTCAAGCGCGAGTCCCGGGCCAGTTGGGTGAAGGCCGAAGTACAGAATAGCCTGGAGGCCGCTCGATGA
- the ccmD gene encoding heme exporter protein CcmD, which translates to MSFASFGDFLAMGHHGLYVWSAYGICLAVLGLNVAVPIVARKRYLQQEARRLRRENGQ; encoded by the coding sequence ATGAGTTTCGCTTCATTCGGCGATTTCCTCGCCATGGGTCATCATGGCCTGTATGTCTGGTCCGCCTATGGCATTTGCCTGGCGGTGCTGGGCCTCAACGTGGCGGTGCCGATCGTGGCCCGCAAGCGGTATCTGCAACAAGAGGCGCGTCGTCTGCGCCGGGAGAACGGTCAGTGA
- the ccmE gene encoding cytochrome c maturation protein CcmE, whose protein sequence is MNPLRKKRLVIILAILVGVGVAVGLALSALQQNINLFYTPTQIANGEAPKDTRIRAGGMVEKGSLVRSGDSLDVKFNVTDFSKTVTITYRGILPDLFREGQGIVALGKLNADGVVVADEVLAKHDEKYMPPEVTKALKDSGQSAPAPVKEG, encoded by the coding sequence GTGAATCCGCTGCGCAAAAAACGTCTTGTCATCATTCTTGCGATCCTGGTGGGTGTCGGTGTTGCGGTCGGTCTGGCCCTGAGCGCCCTGCAGCAGAACATCAACCTGTTTTACACCCCGACCCAGATCGCCAATGGCGAAGCGCCCAAGGACACCCGTATCCGCGCCGGCGGCATGGTGGAAAAGGGCTCCCTGGTACGTTCCGGGGATTCGCTGGACGTGAAATTCAACGTCACCGATTTCAGCAAGACCGTGACCATCACCTATCGGGGCATCCTGCCGGACCTGTTCCGCGAAGGGCAGGGCATCGTCGCCTTGGGCAAGCTCAATGCCGACGGCGTGGTGGTGGCCGATGAAGTGCTGGCCAAGCACGATGAAAAATACATGCCGCCGGAAGTGACCAAGGCCCTGAAAGACAGCGGTCAGTCGGCGCCCGCTCCCGTGAAGGAGGGTTGA
- a CDS encoding heme lyase CcmF/NrfE family subunit yields the protein MIAGLFIPELGHLAMILALCFALVQAVVPLLGAWRGDRLWMSLAQPAAWGQFAFMLFAFGCLTYAFMVDDFSVEYVASNSNSALPWYYKFSAVWGAHEGSLLLWALILAGWTFAVSVFSRQLPQVMLARVLAVMGMISTGFLLFLIVTSNPFERILPQMPTDGRDLNPLLQDIGLIVHPPMLYMGYVGFSVAFAFAIAALLGGRLDAAWARWSRPWTIVAWAFLGIGITLGSWWAYYELGWGGWWFWDPVENASFMPWLVGTALIHSLAVTEKRGVFKSWTVLLAIAAFSLSLLGTFLVRSGVLTSVHAFASDPERGVFILIFLLFVVGGSLTLFALRAPVVKSQVGFNLWSRETLLLGNNLVLVVAASMILLGTLYPLVLDALSGAKLSVGPPYFNALFIPLMAILMVVMAIGMLVRWKDTPVKWLLGMLTPVLLGTAALAVVAGVAYGDFNWAVLATFVLAAWVLLAGVRDIVDKTRHKGLIKGLPTLTRSYWGMQIAHLGIAVCALGVVLSSQNSAERDLRLAPGESMDLGGYQFVFEGAKHFEGPNFTSDKGTVRVIRDGREVTVLHPEKRLYTVQNSVMTEAGIDAGFTRDLYVALGESLGDGAWAVRVHVKPFVRWIWFGGLLTGLGGVLAALDRRYRVKVKTRVREALGVTGATA from the coding sequence ATGATTGCTGGTCTTTTTATTCCCGAGTTGGGCCATCTGGCGATGATCCTGGCGCTGTGCTTTGCCCTGGTCCAGGCCGTGGTGCCATTGCTCGGTGCCTGGCGCGGCGACCGTTTGTGGATGAGCCTGGCCCAGCCGGCGGCATGGGGGCAGTTCGCCTTTATGCTGTTTGCCTTCGGTTGCCTGACCTATGCCTTCATGGTCGATGATTTTTCCGTCGAGTATGTCGCCAGCAACTCCAACAGCGCCTTGCCCTGGTACTACAAGTTCAGTGCGGTGTGGGGCGCTCATGAAGGCTCGCTGCTGCTCTGGGCCTTGATCCTCGCTGGCTGGACTTTCGCTGTCTCGGTGTTCTCCCGCCAGTTGCCCCAGGTGATGCTGGCCCGGGTGCTGGCGGTGATGGGCATGATCAGTACCGGTTTCCTGCTGTTCTTGATTGTCACTTCCAACCCGTTCGAACGCATCCTGCCCCAGATGCCGACGGATGGCCGCGACCTTAATCCGTTGCTGCAAGACATCGGCCTGATCGTTCACCCGCCGATGCTCTACATGGGCTACGTCGGTTTCTCCGTGGCCTTCGCCTTTGCCATCGCGGCGTTGCTGGGCGGCCGTCTCGATGCCGCGTGGGCACGCTGGTCGCGTCCATGGACCATCGTCGCCTGGGCCTTCCTCGGCATCGGCATCACCCTCGGCTCCTGGTGGGCCTACTACGAACTTGGCTGGGGCGGCTGGTGGTTCTGGGACCCGGTGGAAAACGCCTCGTTCATGCCCTGGCTGGTGGGCACCGCGCTGATTCACTCCTTGGCGGTCACGGAAAAGCGTGGCGTGTTCAAGAGCTGGACCGTGTTACTGGCCATCGCTGCGTTCTCGCTGAGCTTGTTGGGAACCTTCCTGGTGCGCTCCGGGGTCCTCACCTCGGTGCATGCCTTCGCCTCGGACCCCGAGCGTGGTGTGTTCATCCTGATATTCCTGCTGTTCGTGGTCGGCGGTTCCCTGACGCTGTTCGCCCTGCGTGCGCCGGTGGTGAAAAGCCAGGTCGGTTTCAACCTCTGGTCCCGGGAAACCCTGTTGCTGGGCAACAACCTGGTGCTGGTGGTGGCTGCGTCAATGATCCTGTTGGGGACGCTGTACCCGCTGGTGCTCGATGCGTTGTCCGGCGCCAAGTTGTCGGTCGGCCCGCCGTACTTCAATGCGCTGTTCATCCCGCTGATGGCGATCCTGATGGTGGTGATGGCTATTGGCATGCTGGTGCGCTGGAAAGACACCCCGGTCAAGTGGTTGCTGGGCATGTTGACGCCGGTGCTGCTGGGCACGGCGGCCCTGGCCGTGGTGGCCGGGGTCGCTTATGGCGACTTCAATTGGGCGGTTTTGGCGACATTCGTGCTGGCGGCCTGGGTGTTGCTGGCGGGCGTGCGGGACATCGTCGACAAGACCCGCCACAAAGGCCTGATCAAGGGCCTGCCAACCCTGACCCGCAGTTACTGGGGCATGCAGATCGCTCACCTGGGCATCGCCGTCTGCGCCCTGGGCGTGGTGCTGTCCAGCCAGAACAGCGCCGAGCGCGACTTGCGCCTGGCGCCGGGTGAGTCCATGGACCTGGGGGGCTATCAGTTCGTTTTTGAAGGCGCCAAACATTTTGAAGGCCCGAACTTCACCTCCGACAAAGGCACTGTGCGAGTCATTCGCGACGGCCGGGAAGTGACCGTGCTGCATCCGGAAAAACGCCTGTACACCGTGCAGAACTCGGTGATGACCGAAGCCGGGATCGATGCCGGTTTCACCCGCGATCTCTACGTGGCGCTGGGTGAGTCCCTGGGCGACGGCGCATGGGCGGTGCGGGTTCACGTCAAGCCGTTCGTGCGCTGGATCTGGTTCGGTGGCTTGCTCACGGGGCTGGGCGGGGTGCTGGCGGCGCTGGATCGGCGTTATCGGGTCAAGGTGAAAACCCGGGTGCGTGAAGCCCTGGGCGTGACGGGAGCCACTGCATGA
- a CDS encoding DsbE family thiol:disulfide interchange protein: MKRWLMLLPLVLFLLMAVFLYRGLYLNPSELPSAMIGKPFPEFSLPSVQGDKTLTRADLLGKPALVNVWGTWCISCRVEHPVLNKLAQNGVVIYGVNYKDVNVDALKWLAEFHNPYQLDIRDEEGSLGLNLGVYGAPETFFIDAKGVIRDKFVGVIDEQVWREKLAAKYQALVDEAKP, from the coding sequence ATGAAACGTTGGTTGATGCTGTTGCCGCTGGTGCTGTTTCTGTTGATGGCGGTGTTTTTGTATCGAGGGCTTTACCTGAATCCGAGCGAGTTGCCATCGGCGATGATCGGCAAGCCGTTCCCGGAGTTTTCCCTGCCCTCGGTGCAGGGCGACAAAACCCTGACCCGTGCTGACCTGCTGGGTAAACCGGCGCTGGTCAATGTGTGGGGCACCTGGTGCATTTCCTGCCGGGTCGAGCACCCGGTGCTCAATAAACTGGCCCAGAACGGCGTGGTGATCTACGGCGTCAATTACAAGGACGTCAACGTCGATGCCTTGAAGTGGCTCGCCGAGTTCCACAACCCGTATCAACTGGACATTCGCGATGAAGAGGGCTCCCTGGGCCTGAACCTGGGCGTCTACGGGGCACCGGAAACCTTCTTCATCGACGCCAAGGGCGTTATCCGCGACAAGTTTGTCGGTGTGATCGACGAACAGGTCTGGCGCGAGAAGCTGGCTGCCAAATATCAGGCCCTGGTGGACGAGGCCAAGCCATGA
- a CDS encoding cytochrome c-type biogenesis protein produces the protein MKRWLAAAILGLSLVGVAHAAIDTYEFANDGERERFRELTKELRCPKCQNQDIADSNAPIAADLRKEIFRMLGEGKDNQQIIDFMVDRYGEFVRYNPALSSKTALLWFGPAALLLGGLVIIAVIVRRRRVQRGAAADTLSVEERQRLDQLLDKTKHD, from the coding sequence ATGAAGCGTTGGTTAGCCGCTGCCATCCTCGGCTTGAGCCTGGTCGGTGTGGCTCACGCCGCCATTGACACCTACGAATTTGCCAACGACGGCGAGCGCGAGCGGTTTCGCGAACTGACCAAGGAACTGCGCTGCCCCAAGTGCCAGAACCAGGACATTGCCGACTCCAACGCCCCGATTGCCGCTGACCTGCGCAAGGAAATCTTCCGCATGCTCGGCGAGGGCAAGGACAACCAGCAGATCATCGATTTCATGGTGGATCGCTACGGTGAGTTTGTGCGCTACAACCCGGCCCTGTCCTCCAAGACTGCGCTGCTCTGGTTTGGCCCCGCCGCGCTGTTGCTCGGTGGTCTCGTCATTATCGCGGTGATCGTGCGTCGCCGTCGGGTCCAGCGCGGCGCCGCTGCGGACACGCTTTCTGTCGAAGAGCGCCAGCGCCTCGACCAACTGTTGGATAAAACCAAGCATGATTGA
- the ccmI gene encoding c-type cytochrome biogenesis protein CcmI: MIDFWLAAGLLLLVALSFLLIPVLRVRRAQLEEDRTALNVALYQERVAELQTEREEGVLNAAQLDTGRAEAARELLADTEGADAPRESRLGKPLPLLAAVLVPLLGLGLYLHFGASDKVELTREFAQAPQSMEEMTLRLERAVAAQPDSAEGLYFLGRTYMAQDRPADAAKIFERTVAVAGRQPELLGQWAQAQYFADGKKWSDKVQALTDEALKLDPKEVTSLGLLGIAAFESERYQDAIDYWGRLLVELPEGDKSRDALQGGITRATEKLQASGGKVVQAPVAKAAALLKVRVDLAPALKAKVQPGDSVFIFARAVSGPPAPLAAKRMTVADLPATVELGDADAMMPQLKLSNFPEVQLVARISRAGQPTAGEWIGRSQPLASSTTAQQQLTIDSPDK, translated from the coding sequence ATGATTGATTTCTGGCTCGCTGCAGGTCTGCTTCTTCTGGTTGCCCTGAGTTTTCTGTTGATCCCCGTATTGCGCGTTCGTCGTGCCCAATTGGAAGAGGACCGCACCGCGCTCAACGTGGCGCTGTACCAGGAGCGCGTCGCCGAACTGCAAACCGAGCGGGAGGAGGGCGTGCTCAATGCGGCGCAACTGGACACCGGTCGTGCTGAAGCTGCTCGTGAACTGCTCGCTGACACCGAGGGCGCCGATGCGCCACGGGAATCCCGATTGGGCAAGCCGTTGCCGCTGCTCGCGGCTGTGCTGGTGCCGTTGCTGGGCTTGGGGCTGTACCTGCATTTCGGCGCCAGCGACAAGGTCGAACTGACCCGTGAATTCGCCCAGGCACCGCAGTCGATGGAAGAAATGACCTTGCGCCTGGAGCGTGCGGTGGCCGCGCAACCGGACTCCGCCGAGGGTCTGTATTTCCTCGGCCGAACCTACATGGCCCAGGATCGGCCGGCGGATGCGGCGAAGATTTTCGAGCGCACCGTGGCGGTGGCCGGCCGGCAACCCGAACTGCTCGGGCAATGGGCCCAGGCGCAGTATTTCGCCGATGGCAAGAAGTGGTCGGACAAGGTCCAGGCCTTGACCGATGAAGCGCTGAAACTCGATCCCAAGGAAGTCACCAGTCTTGGCCTGCTGGGTATCGCCGCCTTTGAAAGCGAGCGCTATCAGGACGCGATCGATTACTGGGGGCGTTTGCTGGTGGAACTGCCGGAAGGCGATAAATCCCGTGACGCACTGCAAGGCGGTATCACCCGTGCCACCGAGAAGCTCCAGGCCAGTGGCGGCAAGGTCGTCCAGGCCCCGGTGGCCAAGGCAGCAGCCCTGCTCAAGGTGCGCGTCGACCTCGCGCCGGCACTCAAGGCCAAGGTGCAGCCGGGCGACAGCGTGTTCATCTTCGCCCGCGCCGTTTCCGGTCCGCCGGCGCCGCTGGCGGCCAAGCGCATGACCGTCGCCGATCTGCCCGCCACGGTGGAGTTGGGCGACGCGGACGCGATGATGCCGCAGCTGAAACTGTCGAACTTCCCTGAAGTCCAACTGGTGGCGCGCATCTCGCGGGCCGGTCAACCGACCGCCGGCGAGTGGATCGGCCGTAGCCAACCCCTGGCGAGCAGCACCACGGCGCAGCAACAACTGACCATCGACAGCCCGGACAAATAA
- the speE gene encoding polyamine aminopropyltransferase: MTTTPTGDYQETLYEGYGQRFRMDKLLHEVRTEHQHLVIFENPRMGRVMALDGVIQTTEADEFIYHEMLTHVPILAHGTAKRVLIIGGGDGGMLREVSKHVGVEHITMVEIDGTVVDMCKEFLPNHSKGAYDDPRLNLVIDDGMRFVSTTQEKFDVIISDSTDPIGPGEVLFSENFYQACHRCLNEGGILVTQNGTPFMQLSEVQTTAGRLRGLFADWHFYQAAVPTYIGGAMTFAWGSTDPAYRKLSRETLRQRFIGSGIVTRYYNPEVHIGAFAMPQYVLQAINKPSND; encoded by the coding sequence ATGACGACTACCCCGACCGGCGACTACCAGGAAACCCTCTACGAAGGCTACGGCCAGCGTTTTCGGATGGACAAGCTGTTGCACGAAGTGCGCACCGAGCACCAGCACCTGGTGATCTTCGAGAACCCGCGCATGGGCCGGGTGATGGCGCTGGACGGCGTGATCCAGACCACCGAAGCCGACGAGTTCATCTACCACGAGATGCTGACCCACGTGCCCATCCTTGCCCACGGCACGGCCAAGCGCGTGCTGATCATCGGTGGCGGTGACGGCGGCATGTTGCGTGAGGTGAGCAAGCACGTGGGTGTCGAGCACATCACCATGGTGGAAATCGACGGCACCGTGGTGGACATGTGCAAAGAGTTCCTGCCCAACCACTCCAAGGGTGCCTACGATGACCCGCGCCTGAACCTGGTGATCGACGACGGCATGCGTTTTGTCAGCACCACCCAGGAAAAATTCGACGTCATCATTTCCGACTCAACCGACCCGATCGGTCCGGGTGAAGTGCTGTTTTCGGAAAACTTCTACCAGGCCTGCCATCGCTGCCTGAACGAAGGTGGCATCCTGGTGACCCAGAACGGTACGCCGTTCATGCAACTGAGCGAAGTACAGACCACCGCCGGACGCCTGCGTGGCCTGTTTGCCGACTGGCACTTCTACCAGGCTGCCGTGCCGACCTACATCGGCGGCGCCATGACTTTCGCCTGGGGTTCGACCGACCCTGCCTATCGCAAGCTGTCCCGCGAGACCCTGCGCCAGCGGTTCATTGGCAGCGGGATCGTCACCCGCTACTACAACCCCGAAGTTCACATCGGTGCGTTCGCCATGCCGCAATACGTATTGCAGGCGATCAACAAACCGAGCAACGACTGA